CTGCAATCCTCTTCTCAAAGGTCCAATCAAGGCCAATGTAGCCCAGATCACAGAGCTCACACACGTCCACCCCCTCACGAAAAAGCGAGATCTGCCCCGTATCTCCATCATTAGGCCCAAACTGCTCCTCACGATGGAGAACTTCATTAAAGTCGCCTAAGCAAAGCCACGGGAGCGAGCAGTCCGCTTTCAAAAACCTCATCATGTCCCAAGTCTTATATCTCAGATTCCTGTTCGCCTCCCCGTACCAACAAGTGAGCCGCCATGGCTGCTTTCCCCTCTCCCTAACCTCCATATCAATATGATACTTAGAGAAGTTCCGGAGCTGCAAATCCACATTCTTGCAGAAAATACACAGGCCACCATTTCTACCACTGCTATCCACCCCAAAAGCATTATCAAATCCCAGCGTGCCCGCCAAGCCTTCCACACGATACTTTGCGATTTGTGTTTCCACCACACAGAGAATCGTTGGCGAATTTTCCCGCACCAAATCGCGGAGTTCATGAACAGTCGTTGGATCGCCCAACCCACGACAATTCCAACACAAGGTGTTCATTGAGATCTTCtgcagaagaagaactggCCAAAACATTGACACCGATCGGATcggtaaagaaaaaaaaactgactaTGTAGACGTAACACCCCTAGATGGGTAATCTGCTCGTAGCTTCACAAGGAAAAAACTCACTGTCAAGAACcggcgggaggaggtggaCTCACCGCCGAGAATCGGCAGGAGGATATTAAGtcatggcgccgccgcgggcgctgCAGCGAAACCAGTCGATCGAATATTTTGCCTCGAGCAGCAATCTCGTCTCGTGTGTCCGCCTGACAGATTGATGGGTTCAGCTACAGCCGGAAAAGGGGCCCAACATCTTCCTCGGCTGACCAGCCTATATTTCATGGGCCCATGGCCCGACGCCAAATTTGGCCTGATGCGCAACACGTTGGACTTGGCCCGCACGCAGCCGCGCGTCGCGCGTGAGCGTGGCAATCCCAAACATCATACTGCGACATCATCACTCAGATAGATGATCAAaatcgctaaaaaaaaaaagagatagaTGATCAAAATCCAATCATAATCCATTAATCCGACCCTTTTCCCTTCCCAAAagaaacaacgacaacaacgtctcaaaaaaaaaacttgtaatCCGATCCGATTTCCCGGCCGGCCTGATTCAGTAGCGAGCGAGAGTCCTAACCTTAACCCCCTTTCGATCTCCTCGCGCGATCGTCTCGATTCCGGCGCCCGCCACGCCCAGCGCACCCACCTGCGACGATAGACTGTCGTGTGGCCACTGCTCCGGAGTACGTCTTTCGATCGCCGGAGCCCTAATCCCACGCAGGCAAGAGGGAGACGATCGAAACGGGGGCAGCGTGCGAGAAGAAAATCACCCGGGAAGAAGAGGGTCGTACATCACCGCCGGAATCCAGCGATCGGGACCAGGTAAAGATGAGTGGGTGCCTGTGGCCGTGCGCGAGCGCCAATGCCACGACGTCGGGGAGCGGGGGTTTGTTCCGGCCCAAGGCGAAGGGTCCGGCGGAGCTGGTGCGGCGAGCTCAGGAGCTCCTCCGCTTCCTCTCCGACCACCGGGAACCTTGCGGCGGCAAGCTCGACGCCAAGCGCGAACACAAGGTGCTACGCGGCACCTCCGTATCTAGACTAGGAAGAAGATCCCCTGAGGCCCTGACGAACTGCAGGGCAATGCTAATGCACGGGGTAACTAGTGCCCATGTACATTCAGTGACCCCACATTACCCTGCAGTATGTTAATGTCAGGGAGCCGCATTTCGTTCCCCGTTGATGCATTGGGATTAAAATCACACCTGACTTGATTTGCAGATGGCAGACCTAAGCAAGAGTATCAGGGAGATGAAATTCGTTCTCTATGGCAATGGCGAGGCAGAGCCGGTCGCTGAAGCTTGCACACAATTGACCAAGGAGTTCTTCAAGGAGAACGCGTTGCGTCTTGTGATTGTTTGTCTACCGTACATGGACTTGGAAGTACGTACAAGGACTGCATGTTTTATTTTGAGTAGTTATTGCTATTTTTTCGTCTAGTGTTGGTTCTTCAACGTACATACACAATTAAGTTTACTTACGCGgaatgatgtttttttttcagactCAAAAGGATGTGACTCAAGTTATTGCCAATCTGCAAAGACAAAAGGTAGATTCAAGGTTGGTTGCCTCTGATTACTTGGAAGTTAACCAAGATCTTTTGGATATATTATTGACCGGGTAAGTAACCCTTTAGAGCTTTCCTTTTGCATTTTGATTGTAGTTAAGTTGTTTCCATATGTGCACTTAATTATCAGCCATATTGTAAGttctttaattttcttcttcagctccAAGCTATACAAGTTATGAATGGTTTTCATTTAAGATACTCATGTATATTTTCCATGGCTTCGTTTGTGGTGTATTATATGTTTGAACTAATCACATGCTATTTATGCATTCCTTGTGTAGATATGAGAACAAAGAGATTGCAATACATTATAGTTCAATGTTGAGGGATTGCATACGCCACCAAGTTGCTGCAAGGTATGTCCATGATATACATCATTCTCTCacgggaaaaagaagaaggaaagaaTCCATATGGATGTAATTATTACCAAATAGTAACTCAGTTTTATGTAGTAGAACAAAGTTATGGATAATTTATGTATTTCCTTTAGCGTCATCTTTCATCCTTTTTATCAAGAAATCATCCTTTGACTTAATGAACACTAATGTTACCATTTTAGGTTAGCCCATTTCCTTTTTAGTACCTTTTGTTAATATGCATTATTAGTATTATGCAGGTATGTATTATATTCTCAGCATATGCAGAAATTCTTTGATTATATCCAGTTTCCAGACTTTAACCTAGCATCTGATGCCTTCAAGACTTTTAAGGTGAGTATGTGCATTTTGAACCAAACTTTTTAAAATGGCAAAATACAGCTGCGGCAAAAGCAGCATTGTGCTCTCCATAAGTTATTGCCCATCTGTACTATCCTTATCTATGTTGAGACTCATGAATAAAAAGGGTAGTTATTCTCTCATCAATGTTTCTGCAGTGTTAGTGATGACAATTGTTCTTATTATTACACATGTAATTATTAGGAACTCCTGACAAGGCATAAATCAAGTGCCGCTGAGTTCTTCACCAAGAGCTATGATTGGGTAAGTTTTTCCAGTAGATGGTTTGAAcatctagttcatttttttctcatttatttGCTGAGCATATTTGCTCGTAAACTGGCAAGAGTGCAAATATATATGTCAATGAGATTTCACAGCTAGTGTTTGGTTGTTACGGAGCTTTTTACTAACTTCCTTATGTAAGTCTATCTTACATTATAGCACCATTACAGTGGGATTGTAATATTTGTGATCTATCCTGTGATGTATTttaccttttttctttcttattcCAGCAAAAATAAATCTACCAGCAATATGTGGTTtatcacacacacaaaaactGATTCAGTTTTTTAGAGGAATATATATCTGGGAGCTTAAATCATTGCCCAAGATCAAAAGCTTAATTTGTGCTCAACCACTAAGCTAGATAGGGGAGCCAATGGATATTTTAACCGGGCCTTAATTTCTGCTTTGGCAGCTCCTTGTTTTCTAACTACAAGTCATGT
This is a stretch of genomic DNA from Brachypodium distachyon strain Bd21 chromosome 1, Brachypodium_distachyon_v3.0, whole genome shotgun sequence. It encodes these proteins:
- the LOC100835605 gene encoding putative MO25-like protein At5g47540 isoform X2; this translates as MSGCLWPCASANATTSGSGGLFRPKAKGPAELVRRAQELLRFLSDHREPCGGKLDAKREHKMADLSKSIREMKFVLYGNGEAEPVAEACTQLTKEFFKENALRLVIVCLPYMDLETQKDVTQVIANLQRQKVDSRLVASDYLEVNQDLLDILLTGYENKEIAIHYSSMLRDCIRHQVAARYVLYSQHMQKFFDYIQFPDFNLASDAFKTFKELLTRHKSSAAEFFTKSYDWFFSEFNSKLLQSSNYIIRRQAIQLLGDILLERSNSAVMVRYISSKEHLIILMNLLREQSKAIQVEAFRVFKLFTANQNKPAEITGILLTNKNKILRFLADFTLDKEDRLFESDKAQVAADISAMKL
- the LOC100835605 gene encoding putative MO25-like protein At5g47540 isoform X1 — encoded protein: MSGCLWPCASANATTSGSGGLFRPKAKGPAELVRRAQELLRFLSDHREPCGGKLDAKREHKVLRGTSVSRLGRRSPEALTNCRAMLMHGMADLSKSIREMKFVLYGNGEAEPVAEACTQLTKEFFKENALRLVIVCLPYMDLETQKDVTQVIANLQRQKVDSRLVASDYLEVNQDLLDILLTGYENKEIAIHYSSMLRDCIRHQVAARYVLYSQHMQKFFDYIQFPDFNLASDAFKTFKELLTRHKSSAAEFFTKSYDWFFSEFNSKLLQSSNYIIRRQAIQLLGDILLERSNSAVMVRYISSKEHLIILMNLLREQSKAIQVEAFRVFKLFTANQNKPAEITGILLTNKNKILRFLADFTLDKEDRLFESDKAQVAADISAMKL